A window of Punica granatum isolate Tunisia-2019 chromosome 8, ASM765513v2, whole genome shotgun sequence genomic DNA:
CCCCCCAaaagacaataaataaataaataaataaattacaatgcCTAGATCCAGCATAATGATTATCCAATATGCAATGAGCTACATATTCCTCTAAAGCAAGTTCaatcatataaaattaatttaatacaggtataattaaaacataattaagataaatgtTAAAGCATATCAGTACtataaaatattgaattatTTGATCAGAAGGCAGGGTTGCGGGCCTCTAAAAGAAGAGAAagcgaaaaataaaataataaggcatgaataattttattgacgaaaatcaaatccaaaattttttgatttaaaTCAGATTGTATATATCTGTCTTTCCagaataatttgaaaaaaaatattgatttgCTCATATTCATCCTTTTTGTTCACTCCAAAAattcaaagaagaaggaaaaaaaaagagggaaaatcTATAATTAAACACAAACAGTTGTCCGTTTTACAACATTTACACCTCAATGACCCCACTGCACATGTAAGAAAACTTACATCCCTatctcaatttttattatgtaagaGCCCCCATGAATACCTAACTTCTCTCTCTTGTTCGtcttgatttttattattcggcaaaaaaaattaataaattatacataaacatgtaaaaaagtaaaaaataataatcccACTTCACTACCATTCTACTTCTGGTCGACCCATCCAGGTGTATTTTATAGTGTGCAAAAATCAGATTCCTCTCTCCCATCATCATGCTCGCCCATTTGATATGAATCACATATACCCACTTAAATCTTCTGATAGCCCAGATCTGAAATCTGAACGAACATTGCGGGTGATCCCACAATTTCTTAATCATCGATATTGTACCATCGATAGAGACCTGATCTAGCACAAACAGTCGAATGCTTTCTCTGGCAGTATGTACCTTGAATTATTCGACTGTGTTACTGGGTATCGCCATTCGTAGATGGCTTGCTTGTGGCTACTATCTCGTACTCGCCTccgtcttcttcctcatcgTCTCCGTCATCATGGTCCTCATCTAGGTCGTGGTCCATGTGCTCGCTTTCCATATCATCCATTGCTAGATCTGGTCGGGACTGGTCTTGCTGGGGATGCCATTGTTGCTCCGGAGTCACCATAAGCGGTGCCATGTCCATAATCTTGCTGCTCCTCTCCCGATATATAGCATCCAGTTGTTGGAAGTATGGACAAGTCTTCGAATCCTCGCGCCGCTTCTTGTTCGATTCCTTTACCTTCTTGAAGTACTTGTTGATGTTCTCCCATTTCTCTTTGCACCTCTTGGAGCTTCGCTCGTATCCGAGCTTTCTCATTTGGGACGAGATTTCCTCCCATAGCGGGCCCTTAGGTCCATTCTCTTGGTACTTAGAGTCGAGATTCGTCCGAAGGCGGATCAATGCTTCAACCTCAACTTTAGGCCATCTGGAAGAGCTAGTTGGAGGTGGAACGATACTATGGCTATCTCCATTGTCACTTTTCCGGAATTCAATGTTTGCGCTTGGCTGAGGTGGTGGCGCTTCAACTGGCAGAGCCACTGGTTGAAGCTGCAGTTGTGGcggtggaggtggtggtggggCGGGAGCGCGAGCGCGAGAGGGTGTGCTTGCGGTTGTTGGTAGGTTATTATTTGTATTCTGTACTGCCGCCAGTCCAGGTTGTTGATCGGCTATCTTCTGTAAGAAGGCCATAACCGCGGTATCCTTGGCTGCAGCCATGGATCGCTCCTGGGCCAAGATCTCGCGTTCCCTATTGATCCTCGCCATCTCCTGCATCCTCCAGGATTCTTCTCGAACCAACCTCTCATGCTCGCGTTTTTCTATTGCCTCCAAGAACTTCTTCTGAAGCTCCTCTTGCTTGTCCATCACCTCCTTCATCAGCCTCTCAAAGAAGCCCTTccatttcctcttcctcttgtGCCGAAGTCCATCGCCACCTCCTCCTGCTCCACCTCCCCGAAGCCCTTCATCCGAGAAGGTTGAGGAAGAGGTCGAATGCGGGTGCACATCCTTGGACATGACCGGAAAAGGATTGCTAGGGTTTGCTACCGACTGTGGAACAGTCGTAGGGTTGGGAACCGGCAGTGAGGTGTGCTGGAGGTAATTCACCGAATTGGTAACAATATTCGGAACGACATTCTGGGTCGTTGCTGATGGAACAGCCGCAGTGGGAGGGTTAGTTGGTGACGTACTCGGCAATGCCGGTGGGGGTACCACGTTGGCTGGCAGGGGCAGTGATGGCGGAGCCGATGTGATCTGAGGGTGATTATCGAATGCCTCTAACTGGTCGAAAAACCGATATGTCTTGCCGTCTTGCTTCCCGGTTCGTCCCTCTCGGGTCCTCTTATGGTATTTGTAGACGTTCTCGAACTTCTCCTTGCATTTCTTGGCACTCCGATGATAACCAAGCTCCGCTAGCTTCCTGATAACAACAatagcaaaaacaaaaaagaaagaatttataTACAAAATATCGAAAATATCAATAGAAAACGGAGAAGCCTAGAGATCGGCAcattaactttaactcaatggGGAAGGAGAATTCAGTCGATAAACagattaagtatatatatggcaCGTAATGAGATAAGAGAGAGCAAACAAAAGGAAGGAACAGAAACGGATCAAcgatctaaaaaaaaattaattaacttataAAGGTTGATGTGATGCCCATAATAAGCTCATCGATACTTAAATGAATAGCCGAGCCGCCATGCCTCCATCGATAAAGCATTTGCAACTTGCAAGCTCATCATGCTATGGCTTAAGACCATGTAACCGTCGCCTGTGCATAGAACCTTTCGAAAATTACTAGGTAGATTAGATCatcttttttccccccctccTCCTTTCatattgtttttttcttattctatTTCTTCTGTTTCCGAAGGGACACAATGCGATCTAAGACACCCAAAATGGTCCCAACCGACTCAGCCAAGCGGTGAATGCCATAAGGAAATACCCAAactcccaaaaaaagaaaatcatgaggaagaagaaataatAACCAAAAATCCAGAAATTCAAGATTATGCGGACCTCCGCTCTCAACTCCTCCGACAATTCTAACGAGGAATATAATTTTCCTtgcaaaataattataatgatAATTTGGGTTGATTATAATTACCTTGAAACCTCTTCCCACAGCGGGCCCTTTGCACTGGAGTCCCGAAAGGCCACGTCCATGTCGGATCGTATCTTCAGCAGGGCCAGCGTCTCCTGCCTCGGCCACCGGTTCCCGCTCCCGAACAGCCCCCCGCCCCGCTCCTCGCCGCTTCCTTGGCCCGCCTCATTCTCCCCGCTGCTGCCCACCATGCCCGGAGGCCCAGCTTCTTCTCCACCGCCGCCGCCCTCCCCTCCCAGCATAGGATTCCCTTATCttctataattaattatttccttctcttcctcctcttcttctacTAAGCTAAGGTAAGCTATGGCAAGtcagagagagaaaataatgcaaCAGGGAAGAGGtgaaattctctctctctctctctctctctctctctctctctactgtgtgtatgtgtgtgaATAAGATGCAGGAGGAGAGGGGGCTGTGTGGTGAATTtgttaacatatatatttgggaTCTCTGCTTGTCAATCTCAAGAAGCTGtttgcatatatttatataattataatatttatttattagaaaattttacaattattcTATAGCTTttcttacttttctttttctcaatttgctttctttttcgCTGTAGattcttcaaaaaaaaatcagaatatAATATGTGGTTGGCTCGAAACAGATCTAACAGTATCAATTAGGGCTCTTGGTAAAGAATATCTTACCATTTCTCGGAAAGTTCAGAGGGAGATTGCTTTCTCTTTACTTAAAATTATGCGAGCAATGtcattcataatttttctcaataaaaaaaaaagtattttacAGTTCGTTTTAACCCGTCAAATTGATACCGTATATACATTTTGATATGGGATCAGTATTTGACGAACCAACCCTTCTATTATAAGAGTCCAACCTACTGTATCTATCTGCAGAGAGCGAGCGGTGAGATAACTATTAATGCCTGTATACTTGGAAGTTCCAATTAAAACAGAGTTGCAAAGGCCCCTTCGGCATTCTCGGCGATAGCGTAGGGGAGATGAGATCTAAAAATTGTGAGAACGTGAAAGAAGAGATCTGAAAATTGTGATAATATGAAGCCGTCTTGTTTCCTCGGTGTGAATCTTGATATTCATAAGTTTAATTGGAccccaactaattcagttgaGTCGGGTCAGCAaattaagaggtaaaactctaataatgtgattttttttacattcataAGAACTCAAATCTTAAACTTTACTTAAGCAGAACAAATGCTGAACCACATGAATCAACCCACGTTGATTGATCGCGGTCTTGTTTTAACTTTGATGAATCTATGCACGTATCAAGTTATAGAGGTGGTAACGTTTGGTAATAAAAATTGCtaaaaatgatgaaataatgaaatttatCCAGAGCTGCGAATAAAGACAATGGTGATAGTGAGTAGGTTTTTTGTCTGTTCACCCATATTTAGTTAAATGCCGACCCATGTAGGTCAGCCTGTTTTGTAGCTATTTTCCCCCACCCCcccttgaaaatttttaatttcttggcTCCCCCACTTtgttgtcttttttttttttaattttcattatttttaatataaatattattttattttgggctGGGGGAAGGAAAAGATAAATATCAGCTTTGCTTTTATGGAGGGTTTGGAATTCACTAGCCGTAGGTGGAAGGGATACATACGTaaacacatacatatacaGCAGGGATGGATTGGAGGGATGAAAATGACCAAATTGGCCCTAACATGGATCCAAGTAGGACTTTAATCATTGAGCTAATCTGACAAATACTTTATTAAGATCAGCTCATATGTGATCTGGGTTTGTCTCTGCAAACTCAGAATTATCTAAAGATGGCAACTTTAATAACTCACCTAAAGATGCACTcctgtatattatatattatcataatttataggcaaaaaaagaaaaagaaaaaaaatatatttatatatatatatatatataatttaatgatGAAATGAAGAATACGGTACACACACAAAGACGCACTTGAAATTCAgccacaaatttttttttttttggtgagacTGTATGATCTTCTGCTTGGTGGGGGCAAGAGGGGCCCTACCAATTGATAATGACCACCCTTGCCCAACTAGTTTAACTGATTCCCTTTCCTCCCCTCATATAAAAAATCTCCTTTTCTGGCGTGTAATTTGTAATAGTGTCCccatattttattgaaattacaACAATGTTCCCTTATTTGTTTTGAGGAAGTTTACAATATCAAGCTAGATCCTAGATTTAACTTTTCCTTTACTCTTCCTTTTTTTACTAGGTTGCGCGATATCATGGTATCTTACTTGTGCAATGCCACCGGTGCTAGCATTGTCAACACAACTATGCCTAGATGAAGCATTGACAGATCTATATTAAACTTTACGTAAAATATAATACTTTTATGCACTGATCTTTTCCGTTGTTATTCCTATAAGACCGTTAAGCATAGCCGGTTGTTCTTGATGAAAGTCCTTGCTAGGTTAAACTGAAGCTGGCATCGATGACTTTATTGAAAAGTAAAGTGATTTTGAACcgtatttttttcatattttttaaagaagaaGCACACGCACTGAcgtaaaagaaaagataatgaAATAAGTGTTGAGATGGGTCATAAATATAGATACGTGTCATTTCTTAAACTTCTCGATTGGAAATAGACGATCAAATTTGATCTTGTATACGTAGGAACACACAATAAATAGCTAGTTTCCTACATCCACTTAGTTTGAAATTGCAAAAATAAGAACCTCAAAATAGGGGGGGCCCTATAGttttccttattttctttatcaCTATAATTGTGCAAAGAAAATTTTGGGgcaaaacatataaattttcaaGGCCAATTGTTCAATTTGGTAGTGGGTTCCACTGTTGATCATCAATATTAATAAACTAGTTAGATGCAGGT
This region includes:
- the LOC116188554 gene encoding trihelix transcription factor GT-2-like, whose translation is MLGGEGGGGGEEAGPPGMVGSSGENEAGQGSGEERGGGLFGSGNRWPRQETLALLKIRSDMDVAFRDSSAKGPLWEEVSRKLAELGYHRSAKKCKEKFENVYKYHKRTREGRTGKQDGKTYRFFDQLEAFDNHPQITSAPPSLPLPANVVPPPALPSTSPTNPPTAAVPSATTQNVVPNIVTNSVNYLQHTSLPVPNPTTVPQSVANPSNPFPVMSKDVHPHSTSSSTFSDEGLRGGGAGGGGDGLRHKRKRKWKGFFERLMKEVMDKQEELQKKFLEAIEKREHERLVREESWRMQEMARINREREILAQERSMAAAKDTAVMAFLQKIADQQPGLAAVQNTNNNLPTTASTPSRARAPAPPPPPPPQLQLQPVALPVEAPPPQPSANIEFRKSDNGDSHSIVPPPTSSSRWPKVEVEALIRLRTNLDSKYQENGPKGPLWEEISSQMRKLGYERSSKRCKEKWENINKYFKKVKESNKKRREDSKTCPYFQQLDAIYRERSSKIMDMAPLMVTPEQQWHPQQDQSRPDLAMDDMESEHMDHDLDEDHDDGDDEEEDGGEYEIVATSKPSTNGDTQ